In Phaseolus vulgaris cultivar G19833 chromosome 3, P. vulgaris v2.0, whole genome shotgun sequence, the sequence tattcttatttgaaaagtagcagtgaaataaaatttatattctctGTTCACAAATATCTTGCCCTGTTTTATCCCCTCAACACCAACAATACGTTATAGTGGTGAAAGCATAATCCCAAAAGACCAAAGGCAAAGAACCATGGTGAAGAATAGTAAGACGTGTTAACAACATGTTTGTGTTTTCTTTCAACACCACCAGGTGGTTATGGTGGTGTATGAGGAGTCAAATTAGTCTATACATGATACCAtgactaaataaaatattagatgGGTTTGAACTCGCCACTCCAATCATACTGAAGACTTGATTTACTTCATTTTATTGTTAAGTAGAAGTTCAACCATCACTTTAAATTGTTTAAAAGCTGAAAGAGTTTcagatttagattttaaaaaataaatccatGTGAACTTAGAATACAAATCAACCAAGGAGACCTCATAACTGTACCGAGAATGACTGTACCCAGAATGTGTGGTAACATGTGAGGGTCCTTAAAgatcaataaaaataacttcCAAAAGAGTTGTATAAAAACAGTTTCAGAAGTAGAAAAAGGAAGTTTATGGAATTTTTCAACACAACAAGAAGAACAAAAGttaggaatatttttatttattaaagggGTATTACATCGAATAAGTATGAGTTTAAGAACATGAGAGCTAGGATGACCAAGCATAGCATGCCAAGGACTATGACAAACTGGAATTCAAAGCACCTCTAGAAATATCATCTATATATGAAGGAGAATATGTTTTACAAGATAGCAAAACAGAAGATCTTTGAAGTTGAAGATTTGGGAAGGAGTAAAGACCATCATGACCAACAACGCCCTTGAGTAAAACACTTTTAGTTTCCTGAGATTTGAGACAATAATGAGGATGAGATTGAAAGAATACATAATTGTCTCGAGCAAAGGTTCTAACACTTATGAACTTTTTGGTACTAGAGAgaacatgaaaaatattatttaatctaAAACAAATATCTGAGTTAAAGGGAGACAAAAAGGAGGAAGAACCAGATTCATGAACCTACAAACTCTGTccatttctaataaaaaaattatctagtCCCTCAAAATTACCAAGTTGATGTATATTCTGTGGCTCACCCGTAACATTAAAGGAAACACTAGAATCAGGAATCCATGTGGAATTGACTCCACCTTGAGAAGACGTGTTGGCAAGCATAATGCTGGGAGTATCTTGATGTAAATGATGATTCACTCAAATGTTAGGAGTTTTAATGTTTGACTGAGAAGAAGTGAACTAGATAGGTTGCAGTGTGCAAGGATCATAGAGAAGAAGAGACTCAGGTAGTTGATAAATGGCATCAGTCttatagaaacaaatttttgcAGTGTGACCATACTTCAAACAAATTTGGCATTGAAAATTTGCAAAGCGTCCATTACGACCTGGATCAGTACCACGATGCTAGAAATGATGTTTACAAGACCTCTTCCGCCACAACTATTACTAGTCCGAACAAAGCCATTAATAGAACCAGTCAGGATTAAGAGAGGTCCGTGTATAGTGAATGTTGGAAATTGTGTTTTTTAACTGCATATAAATGCACATAAGTGCACGTGATATTTTATTCTTCTGTTTTAATTgctgatttaatatttttaggtGACTGCTCATAAAATCATTTAAGGGTCAGTTAGTGCAAGTACTATAAATGTAATTGTTggcaaagataataaaatatcttcctctgatttattctaaaaaaatcaacaattggtatcagagctatctTCTTGAGGGATCTGTGAGGTTAGTAGAGTGCATCAATGGAAGGAGGTTCCAATTTTTTAGCAATGGCACCGCCTGTCTTTGATGGAGACAATTATCAAATGTGGGCTGTTTGTATGGAGACCTACCTACCTAGAAGCATTGATTTATGGGAATCTGTAGAAGAAAACTATGAAATTCAGCCCTTCCAGAAAACCCTACAATGGCACAAATAAAATCacagaaggaaaagaagatgaaaagatcAAAGGAAAAAGCATGTCTATTTGCAGTTGTTTCTCCTATGGTATTCACAAGGATAATGTCCTTGAAGTCAGCAAAAGAAATCTGAGATTACCTCAAGGCAGAATATGAAGGTGATGAGAGGATTCGTGGAATACAAGTGCTGAATCTAACCAGGGAGTTTGAACTGCAGAGAATGAAGGAGTCAACATTCGTAAAAGAGTACTCTGACAGAGTTCTAAGCATTTCCAACAAAGTGAGGTTGCTTGGATCTGTGTTACAAGATTCAAGAATTGTGGAAAAACTGCTTGTAACGGTTCCAGAGAGGTTTGAAGCCACCATAACAAGTCTAGATAACACAAAGGTCCTATCAAAAATTTCTCTTGCAAAGCTCTTAaatgctttacaagcacaagaaCAAAGAAGAGTCATGAGACAAGATGGAGCAATAGAAGAAGCCTTAACAACCAAACATGAAGGTGGCTGGAGAAACAAAGATAACAAGATCAAGCAGAACCAGCAAAAAAATGGAAAAGTTGCTGCACACAATAACAACAAAAGGAGAAATTACCCACCCTTGTAAGCATTGCAACAAGTTAGGTCATCCACCGTTTAAGTGCTGGAGAAGACCTGATGCTAAGTgcaacaagtgcaatcaactagTCATTTCTAGAAACCAAAGTGAGCAACAAGATGTAAACCAAAGTGAGCAACAAGATGTAAACCAAAGTGAGCAACAAAACGTAGATGCTCAATTTGCAAATGAGGAGGAGGATGTACTTTTTGTTGCAACTGGTTTCTCCAACAATATTTTAAGTGCATCGTGGCTAATTGATAGTGGATGCACAAATCACATGACTTATGACAAAAAACTTTTCAAGGAGTTGAAGCCTtcaaaaatttcaaagattAAGATAGGCCATGAGGGTCACATTTCAATAAAAGGAATAAGAACCATTGTTGTAGCAACACATTCAGGTACTAAAACTATTACTGATGTGTTATATGTACCTAACATAGACCAAAATTTATTGAGTGTTGGTCAGTTGCTACAAAAAGGCTTCAAGGTGTTTTTTTGAAGATAACCACTGTTTGATCAAGATGCTACCGGACAAGATTTGTTCAAGGTACAAATGAGAGGCAAAATTTTCTCATTAGATCTATTTCAGGAGGAGTTGACTGGTCAAGGGCTTCTCAAGATGCAAAAATCTGAAATGGAAGATGACCTACCAATTAAAGGCAATCGATTATTCTCTGATATATATCATAGATGTAACGTTGCAGTATGTGAACCAACTGATCACTAAGAACCTGCTGATCACTAAGAACCTGCTGATCATAAAGAACTTATCAATGACCCAAAGTTGAAAAAGGCAATGGAGAAAGAGGTGTATATGATTGAGAAGAACAAAACTCGGGAGCTTGTTGACATACCTCGAGATAGAAAGGTACATCACATGGATGTCAAGTCAACATTCCTAAATGGATTTTTTGATGAGGAAATTTCTGTTGAGCAACCTAAAGGTTTCATTGTGGAAGGAAAAGAAGACAAAATTTATAAGTTGTCTAAAGCTATTTATGGCTTAAAAGATGTTCCCAGAACATGGTACAACTTAGGCTTTGACAAAAGTCTGCACTTTATGTTAAATCAAAGGTGTTGAATGGAGATTAAGCAAAACgaagatgaaaaagaaattgCAGATTTGTTTATCAAGCCACTTCTCGCCAACAAGTTTGAGTTCTTAAAACAGAATATTTGAATTTGCAGTTCAAAAAATCAAGGAGGAGTGttgaaaattgtgttttttaacTGTATATAAATGCACATAAATGCACGTGAtattttattcttctattttaattctgttttaattattgatttaatatttttaggtAACTTTCTCATAAAATCATGTAAGGGTTAATTAGTGCAATTACGATACGATAGATgtaattgttgacaaatataataaaataccAATAGTGAAGAGTAGGAGAAAATGTTTTTTGATTAAATTGGAGAGCTTGAGAATCACGAACAAGAAAAAGTGCCTCTACTTCAGCAGCAACTGGAGGAGTATGAAATTTGCTTTCCGTGACAGAGAGGACTGAAGCATATTCAGGTGGTAAACCTTCAAGGATGACATCAACATGCTCTTCAAGCGGAACATGATTACCTGCGCCCGCAAGTTCATCAACAATTGTTTTAATATGAGTCAAAAACTTTCGAATCGTCTTAATGTCAAGAGATACAGAACGAAGATCAGTACAAAGATTATGACCGCGCGCTTTTGTCTGAAGATGAAAATACGATCCAAACTTGATAGAAGAGAATGGACTTTGACAACGTTGATTGAAGCCAGGTCGAAAGCATTTGATCTTGAACTTCTCAAGATTTATACGCCGGATTCATACTACCAACATCACGATCCTGGTCAGAGAGCTATCGATGAGGAATAATAGGGTTAACAATAAAATGCTGAAGGTGATGCGATTTAATAAAAGGCCAACTTGTTGATGGCAATGAAGATAGTTGGAGTCATCAAGTTTTTCTGCAACAGAGGCAAGAAAAGAAGCGGTGGGTACGGAAGAGGTGGATTGACGGGAGCCATTAAAAAAATGCATCAAGGAATGGAAGGTtcaattttaaactaaataCAAAGGGAGCATTTATAGAAGCTACCCTTGAAAGCAAAAAGACTAAATGACAAACAGATTAATCTAACTCATGGAAAAAACAAACGCGAAGAATCAACGGTAGAAAATAAACAATACAAGATTTAGATTCGGTTGTCAATATGCAACCTATGTCTACGCACAGCTAATTAACTAATTAGATTTTCAATGTGattgttataattttattataaatataaaaatatcttaataaatattatggaaaaaaacataataattaagtCCAGTCAATAAAATAATGTCTAATCAGTCAAGTACATTTGATTCTGGCTACAATCGGAAATAAGAAAATCGGAAATAAGAAACCACGGAGAGAAAAACACTAGAACAGAAAAGatgaagagagagaaaggaaaatcttattttctttcttttattttaatatgctAATAACTACATGTTTAAAGAATGTTTGAAGACATGCTCTGCATATAACGACTAGGAGTTTGTATCATCTGGATCTagaacatctttgaatatatagTTATCTACCCGAATCTGTATTTTTCGTTCTCACGAAACGAATGCAGATTATAATTTTCTAGAACCCAGAAGTTAGGAACATTCTCTGTTCTCGGATCACACGCAAACTAAAGTTATTCTTACTTTTCCGTCttctttttatattgttttgtgatttctcttccaGAACACACTTATCAAGACATATGAAAGCACAGGAGACTTTCTCTTTAGTTTTCATAATCATCTCTTAACATTCTAACTAGACAATGCAACATGCATTCGGATTATCATCGCTGAACATTGAAGCGACGTTTACATTGCCGTTTTGGTAATCTCCACTGTAGTGTTCTATGCAATTGTAATGTGTGTGCATTGATGGTGATCGAACGTATTCGTATTCAGTGACATATGACGAAGGCACGTGCGTATTGTAGCTGTGTGTCACATACATGGATGGTGATGGCTCTTGCAGAAATACAGGGCCATTATCGTATCTATGCCAGTGCTCGGCATGGTTGTGGCCAGAACCGAATCTGTTTGCGCAGTTAGACAGATGATGGTGTGTCACATGAACCTGTTCTAGTTCTTCTGTTCTTGTGTTGTTCTGCCACTGCCGGCCTGCGCTGTGCTGTGCTGGGGTAGGTACGGATGATGACGGTGTTGCTTCTGGTGGTGGCTGCCATGGTGGTAGTTCTAATGGGTGGCTTGCTTGAGGTGGTGGAGCTTGTGACAGTGGTTGTGCTGCATTAGGGGCTGGTGCATTTCCTTTTGGTTTTGGTTCTGATGGTTTAGATGGAGGTGTTAATTCAATACTAGAACAAATTGTGGCATTCTTCTTCGTCTTCTTAATTGCCTTGACAACTTGTTCTGGATCTGCCCACCCAACAATCGTGAGCTTTTGTCGATTTAAGTCAACACGAAGATCATGTATACCTGCAAAGGgagaagataaaataaattaatggtGTAAGTACCTCATATGCCAGGGAAATCGCGTGTATATATACCTACCATGAATGCCATTTAGTGCCTTTTTGATCTTCTGCACGCAACCCTTGCAGTCTACTCGGACCTGTATCTGTGTGACGCGAGGTGCCTGCATTTGACGGATTAGCCGCTCTTGAAGAGAGTGCTTGCCATTTGTTTAAATTTATcgaagataaaaatatatataacaaaagattgaaTTGACACGTTAACCAACACACATTCTTGGATATTACCTGTGACTCCTCCCGAGCCATGGAGCTGTAAACTATGAGAAACAATGGGATGTGTTTATGTTTTAAGGAAGTGGATTATGGAAGGAGAACCTGTGCACAGAATCTGTCTATACATGCCATGCACGGGCAAGGAATATGCTAAAGGCAAGAGAAGTGGGAAATGCAAGGAATCATTGTGATGCTTTGTGGAAGAGACAGAAAAATGGTATCATTGTTTGATTGGTCCATGGAAGAGGGGTGATGATTCAGGAAAGAATTCAGAGGTTCTTTGTGGACATTTGTAAACTGTGATGCCAATATCATTGTTATCCTTAATTGAGTGACGCGGAAGATGTGTGAGGCTTAGGAATATCTGATACCGACACGGTCTAAAAGCTTAAACTGTAGGTCGGGTGAAGGTTGGGGAATTATGCTTTCATCACAGATAATATGTTAAACGTCACATAAGTTTTATTTACCAAAGAAGGCAATCATATATGGTTTGTGACTTAAGCAATGCATCACCCTTTGTAGGCACAAACCTAGAACTTAAGGGTAGACCATCAGAAATACAATGTTTTGGTGCTCATTGGCTTTTGTAAATCCA encodes:
- the LOC137839025 gene encoding heavy metal-associated isoprenylated plant protein 5-like isoform X1, which encodes MAREESQAPRVTQIQVRVDCKGCVQKIKKALNGIHGIHDLRVDLNRQKLTIVGWADPEQVVKAIKKTKKNATICSSIELTPPSKPSEPKPKGNAPAPNAAQPLSQAPPPQASHPLELPPWQPPPEATPSSSVPTPAQHSAGRQWQNNTRTEELEQVHVTHHHLSNCANRFGSGHNHAEHWHRYDNGPVFLQEPSPSMYVTHSYNTHVPSSYVTEYEYVRSPSMHTHYNCIEHYSGDYQNGNVNVASMFSDDNPNACCIV
- the LOC137839025 gene encoding heavy metal-associated isoprenylated plant protein 6-like isoform X2 — protein: MQAPRVTQIQVRVDCKGCVQKIKKALNGIHGIHDLRVDLNRQKLTIVGWADPEQVVKAIKKTKKNATICSSIELTPPSKPSEPKPKGNAPAPNAAQPLSQAPPPQASHPLELPPWQPPPEATPSSSVPTPAQHSAGRQWQNNTRTEELEQVHVTHHHLSNCANRFGSGHNHAEHWHRYDNGPVFLQEPSPSMYVTHSYNTHVPSSYVTEYEYVRSPSMHTHYNCIEHYSGDYQNGNVNVASMFSDDNPNACCIV